A portion of the Rhodopseudomonas sp. BAL398 genome contains these proteins:
- a CDS encoding zinc-binding dehydrogenase, with translation MRALTLIADRQLEVVDMPPPPPPAAGEVQIRVAAVALNHIDVWGFRGMAFVKRKLPIVVGAEASGEIVAVGDGVTRFTPGQPVVMYGAQTCGHCQACREGRDNFCENVGGLIGFHVDGFARELLNMPERLVIPVPAGVSLRDAACAPIAFSTVQHMLFDNAKLQPGETILVHAGGSGIGTVAIMMAKAIGCTVITTVGDDSKIEGVKKLGADYVINYRNDRFEHETRKITKKKGVDVVFEHVGADTFNGSLLVMKRGGRLVTCGSTSGPTATINLMQLFQQQYRIFGSFGATMTNIAQSLDKMAAGMVPVIDTEVPLDDVGTALKRMESRQVFGKIVVRF, from the coding sequence ATGCGTGCGCTCACTTTGATCGCCGACCGCCAATTGGAGGTCGTGGATATGCCGCCTCCCCCGCCGCCGGCGGCCGGCGAGGTGCAGATTCGCGTCGCCGCGGTGGCACTCAATCACATCGACGTCTGGGGCTTTCGCGGCATGGCGTTCGTGAAGCGCAAATTGCCGATCGTGGTCGGCGCCGAAGCCTCCGGCGAGATCGTCGCGGTCGGCGACGGCGTGACGCGCTTCACGCCGGGGCAGCCGGTCGTGATGTATGGCGCGCAGACCTGCGGCCATTGCCAAGCCTGCCGCGAAGGCCGCGACAATTTCTGTGAGAATGTCGGCGGCTTGATCGGCTTCCACGTCGACGGCTTCGCCCGTGAGCTTCTGAACATGCCGGAGCGGCTGGTGATTCCGGTGCCCGCCGGCGTGTCGCTGCGCGACGCCGCCTGCGCGCCGATCGCGTTTTCCACCGTGCAGCACATGCTGTTCGACAATGCGAAACTGCAGCCCGGCGAGACCATCCTGGTCCATGCCGGCGGCTCCGGAATCGGCACCGTCGCCATCATGATGGCGAAGGCGATCGGCTGCACCGTGATCACCACCGTCGGCGACGATTCCAAGATCGAAGGCGTCAAGAAGCTCGGCGCCGACTATGTGATCAATTACCGCAACGACCGCTTCGAGCACGAGACCCGAAAAATCACCAAGAAAAAGGGCGTCGACGTCGTGTTCGAACATGTCGGCGCCGACACCTTCAACGGCTCACTCTTGGTGATGAAGCGCGGCGGTCGTCTGGTCACCTGCGGCTCGACCTCGGGCCCGACCGCGACCATCAATTTGATGCAGCTGTTTCAGCAGCAATACCGCATCTTCGGCTCGTTCGGCGCGACCATGACCAACATCGCCCAGAGCCTCGACAAGATGGCCGCCGGCATGGTGCCGGTGATCGATACCGAAGTGCCGCTGGACGATGTCGGCACCGCGCTGAAGCGGATGGAGAGCCGTCAGGTGTTCGGCAAGATCGTCGTCCGGTTCTGA